A region of Tigriopus californicus strain San Diego chromosome 7, Tcal_SD_v2.1, whole genome shotgun sequence DNA encodes the following proteins:
- the LOC131883375 gene encoding zinc finger-containing ubiquitin peptidase 1-like: MSSTCGPLGNSLIGRSDTKDKAGAGVVLYSCEICGQDGLAEDELRTHMELTHIKGAVQCPFCDLKDITAQEMTLHVNCVHLEYITPENEDKEFLEYDFDDDMDSIFQLEQNAKEGITSGVDRSPIDKSSNLNLSRPSTSNSFISSMSTSTETSDTSMISQQRMSTQTLNADSETAASSCSSLNSSPGRHHSNNGAIQKRPRSLLENNNHRSKASLTLNVKSRNLPARSSSEKRLQRNRNDNHVLLPCPMCEHKEADPIALQEHVNRAHFDLASPAVTTYCSASTLEARANSLPLPCPLCTSTFPTARTLETHVNTDHADVLNPTKKSKELREKDRQNGNTEDSQCPVCQEKGFSNFNHLAKHIENHFNPTWAESERQKSKESSKRSRSSGPDLEQDRLLAEKIDYQEREKRKLEEEKGFNQLRSQYGLDNDGNFKTQSLIGMEKAVRKGQLSVVDYYEKEVEMKENGHLGRDDGKSCTKNVLPLLESLSTSSYGVRKTYLCSPVDHYAAAYGDRGWGCGYRNFQMLLSALCRNTSYSEKLPGCSPTHMYSIDKLQILIERAWSLGFDLSGREQLGGALKNSRKWIGATEIVASLTALGIKTELADFHKPSAQDGSHPMLYNWVVDYFRRRSGKFTPPLYFQHQGHSRTIVGVEILKNNALRLLVLDPSNTRMADLFRRKDNNAIQVLKSIRKHPAAIKSKQYQIVAVTGILASEDEVQARKVIASQRIP, translated from the exons ATGTCTTCCACGTGTGGGCCTTTGGGGAACTCCCTAATCGGCCGTAGTGATACTAAGGATAAAGCTGGAGCGGGTGTTGTGTTGTATTCCTGCGAAATTTGCGGCCAAGATGGCCTCGCTGAGGACGAATTGAGAACTCACATGGAATTGACTCATATCAAGGGCGCGGTCCAGTGTCCCTTCTGCGACCTCAAAGACATTACCGCTCAAGAGATGACCTTGCACGTGAATTGTGTTCATTTAGAGTATATCACCCCTGAGAATGAGGACAAAGAGTTTCTTGAATACGATTTCGATGACGACATGGAtagcatttttcaattggaacaaaatgctAAAGAAGGGATCACGAGTGGCGTGGATCGGAGTCCCATCGACAAATCCTCCAACCTGAACCTGAGCCGTCCCTCGACCTCGAATTCGTTCATTTCATCCATGTCCACGAGCACGGAGACTTCGGACACGTCCATGATATCGCAGCAAAGGATGTCCACGCAAACATTGAATGCGGATTCTGAAACTGCTGCATCCTCGTGCTCAAGCTTAAATTCCTCTCCCGGGCGACACCATTCGAACAATGGCGCCATTCAGAAACGTCCTCGGAGTTTGCTCGAGAACAATAACCACCGATCAAAGGCCAGCCTAACCCTGAACGTAAAGTCCCGAAATCTTCCAGCACGATCCTCTTCGGAAAAGCGACTTCAAAGGAATCGGAACGACAATCATGTCTTGCTCCCTTGTCCCATGTGTGAACACAAAGAGGCTGACCCAATCGCTCTTCAGGAGCACGTCAACCGGGCCCATTTTGACTTGGCCAGCCCAGCAGTGACCACATATTGCTCGGCCTCGACTCTTGAGGCCCGGGCCAATTCTCTTCCGTTGCCTTGTCCTTTATGTACGTCCACCTTTCCCACGGCCCGGACCTTGGAAACCCATGTGAACACGGATCATGCGGATGTGTTGAATCCCacgaaaaagtccaaagagCTTCGCGAAAAGGAtcgccaaaatggcaacactgaagaTTCCCAATGTCCAGTGTGCCAAGAGAAAGGCTTCTCTAATTTCAATCATCTTGCCAAGCATATCGAAAATCACTTCAATCCCACATGGGCGGAAAGCGAGCGGCAAAAATCCAAGGAGTCGTCCAAACGATCGCGAAGTTCCGGTCcggatttggaacaagatcgCCTTTTGGCTGAGAAGATTGACTATCAAGAACgggaaaagaggaaattaGAAGAGGAGAAGGGCTTTAATCAGCTGCGTTCACAATACGGGTTGGATAACGACGGGAATTTCAAGACCCAAAGCCTCATTGGAATGGAAAAGGCCGTGCGGAAAGGGCAACTTTCCGTGGTTGATTACTACGAAAAAGAG GTTGAGATGAAGGAAAATGGACATCTTGGACGGGATGACGGGAAATCATGTACCAAGAACGTGCTGCCCTTGTTGGAGTCCTTGAGCACCTCCTCCTACGGCGTCCGTAAGACCTACCTATGCTCGCCCGTAGACCATTACGCGGCCGCCTATGGGGATCGCGGCTGGGGATGCGGCTACCGGAACTTCCAAATGTTGCTCTCGGCATTGTGCCGTAACACTTCTTACTCGGAGAAATTGCCCGGTTGTTCCCCAACCCACATGTATTCCATTGACAAGCTTCAGATACTCATAGAGCGGGCTTGGTCTCTCGGATTCGATCTGAGTGGGCGGGAACAACTGGGTGGGGCTCTCAAGAACTCTCGGAAATGGATCGGAGCCACGGAGATCGTGGCCAGTCTCACGGCCTTGGGGATCAAAACCGAACTGGCGGATTTCCACAAGCCCTCTGCTCAAGATGGCTCTCATCCGATGCTCTACAATTGGGTGGTGGACTATTTCCGGCGGCGAAGCGGGAAATTCACGCCGCCATTGTACTTCCAACATCAAGGTCATTCCCGGACGATTGTGGGCGTGGAGATCTTGAAGAACAACGCCCTCCGACTTTTAGTGCTAGACCCAAGCAACACGAGAATGGCCGACCTATTCCGGAGGAAAGACAACAACGCCATTCAGGTGCTCAAGAGTATTCGGAAACATCCCGCGGCCATCAAGAGCAAACAATACCAGATTGTTGCTGTGACCGGCATTCTAGCCTCCGAGGACGAGGTTCAAGCTCGAAAAGTGATAGCATCTCAACGTATCCCTTGA